Proteins co-encoded in one Papaver somniferum cultivar HN1 chromosome 5, ASM357369v1, whole genome shotgun sequence genomic window:
- the LOC113281588 gene encoding protein QUIRKY-like, with product MTTPTPPPPSTTKLIRKLIIELSDARNLLPKDGQGNSSPYVEIDFGGERKRSKTIHRDLNPAWHEQIEFLVMDLHNMDYSVLEIEVFTDNNNNKKQFLGRVKIYGTRFQRFGEEGLVYFPLEKKSVFSSVRGEIGLRIGYLDEEISVDEAGAVADDNNNGSNKEADDIKRVDDQEKSQLEMPQPTETAQEAASCTMGVDESSFVPPQQMHEQMEEVVMNFSVPTETPVQEVRKMQTTGTTERVRYFQRPSTNLGMDYQPRVITGRFSGEMEQNSSTNQEAYDLVEPMRYLFVRIVKGCNIPVNDNPYVKIRCGNHFLKSRPALIRQQTDQQGGSEVLEWNQTFALSQNRQPLVNSPTLEVSISDGKTNQFLGGVCLDLSEVPVRRDARQTDFAPEWYNLEGGSNGDEQERITGKIQLAVWVGTQADSAFPLSYTSESPFIDYTKPKVYQSPRLWYLRVTIIETSHDLQIRSPPHSLPDIRVKAQLGFQFVRTRRGSTNNHHSSSFFWNEDLIFVSKDPNPTDPSSDEQLKFYVEDRLGKDTALLGEVSVPLSSIHPPRIDDRDIPSRWLSLRGGGGSGDADNGGSYSGRIHVRLCFEGGYHVLDEAAHVCSDFQPTAKQLCKQPMGVLELGIRGARGLLPMKTRGGGKGSTDAYCVAKYGKKWCRTKTIVDSFDPRWNEQYKWEVYDPCTVLTIGVFDNWRMYGDMADKPDCRIGKIRIRVSTLESNKVYTSSYPLLVLLRSGLKKMGEIEIAIRFACPHFLPETCSVYGTPLLPKLHYLRPIGLGQQEALRSAATKMVAKHVANAEPPLNPEVVRYMLDADSHTWSMRKSKANWYRILSVLSWAIGFWKWVEDIRQWRNPVTTLLVHFLYLVLVWYPEMIVPTGSLYLFLIGVWYYRFKPRTPAGMDIRLSQAERLDPDELEEELDTYPSSCPNEVIRMRYDRLRTLAGRVQKVLGDFAAQGERVQALLSWRDPRATRLFIGVLLIVAVILYVVPPKMVAVALGFYLLRHPMFRDPMPPASLNFFRRLPSLSDRLI from the coding sequence ATGACAaccccaacaccaccaccaccatcaacaacgaaGCTGATCAGAAAATTAATTATCGAATTAAGTGATGCAAGAAATTTGTTACCAAAAGATGGACAAGGAAATTCAAGTCCATATGTTGAGATTGATTTTGGTGGAGAAAGGAAAAGAAGCAAAACGATCCATAGAGATTTGAATCCAGCTTGGCATGAACAAATCGAGTTTTTAGTAATGGATTTGCACAACATGGATTACTCAGTACTTGAAATCGAAGTGTTTActgataataataacaataagaaaCAATTCTTAGGGAGAGTTAAGATTTATGGAACTCGGTTTCAAAGATTTGGTGAGGAAGGTTTGGTTTACTttccattagagaagaaaagtGTATTCAGTTCTGTTCGTGGTGAAATTGGTTTAAGAATTGGTTACTTGGATGAAGAAATCTCAGTTGATGAAGCCGGCGCCGTAGCAGATGATAATAATAATGGTAGTAATAAAGAAGCTGATGATATTAAGAGAGTTGATGATCAAGAAAAATCTCAATTAGAGATGCCTCAACCAACTGAAACTGCACAGGAAGCAGCTTCTTGTACTATGGGGGTTGATGAATCTTCGTTTGTTCCGCCGCAGCAGATGCACGAACAAATGGAGGAGGTGGTGATGAATTTTTCCGTTCCAACTGAAACGCCGGTACAGGAAGTAAGGAAGATGCAAACAACAGGGACTACGGAAAGGGTGAGGTATTTTCAGAGACCGAGTACTAATCTTGGGATGGATTATCAGCCTAGGGTTATAACTGGGAGATTTTCCGGTGAAATGGAACAAAATAGTTCTACTAATCAAGAAGCTTATGATCTTGTTGAACCAATGCGGTACCTCTTTGTGAGGATTGTAAAAGGTTGTAATATCCCTGTGAATGATAATCCCTACGTTAAGATTCGATGTGGAAATCATTTTCTTAAATCAAGACCTGCGCTAATTCGCCAACAGACTGATCAACAAGGTGGTTCTGAAGTGTTGGAGTGGAATCAAACATTTGCTTTGAGTCAAAACAGGCAACCATTGGTTAATTCTCCTACACTTGAAGTTTCTATTTCTGATGGGAAAACTAACCAATTTCTTGGTGGAGTTTGTTTAGACTTATCTGAAGTTCCTGTTCGCCGCGATGCACGTCAGACAGATTTTGCTCCAGAATGGTATAACCTCGAAGGTGGCAGTAATGGGGATGAGCAAGAGCGAATTACAGGTAAAATTCAATTAGCTGTTTGGGTTGGAACTCAAGCTGATAGTgcttttcctttgtcatataCTTCAGAATCACCATTTATTGATTATACTAAACCCAAAGTTTATCAGTCACCAAGACTTTGGTATCTTCGAGTTACCATAATTGAAACTAGTCATGATCTTCAAATTCGTTCACCGCCACATTCTTTGCCCGATATTCGTGTTAAAGCTCAACTGGGGTTTCAGTTTGTACGTACTAGGAGAGGTAGTACTAATAATCACCATAGTTCTTCATTCTTTTGGAATGAGGATTTGATCTTTGTTTCTAAAGATCCTAATCCTACTGACCCTTCCAGTGATGAACAACTCAAATTCTATGTGGAAGACAGATTGGGTAAAGATACAGCACTACTTGGTGAAGTTTCTGTACCTCTCAGCTCCATTCATCCGCCACGTATCGATGATCGCGACATACCTTCCAGGTGGTTGTCATTACGTGGTGGCGGTGGTTCTGGTGATGCTGACAATGGTGGCTCGTATTCGGGCAGAATTCATGTCAGATTATGTTTCGAAGGTGGTTATCATGTGCTAGACGAAGCGGCGCATGTGTGTAGTGATTTTCAACCAACAGCAAAACAGCTATGTAAACAACCAATGGGAGTACTGGAGTTGGGTATTCGTGGTGCAAGAGGTTTGTTACCCATGAAAACCAGAGGTGGGGGGAAAGGATCTACCGATGCTTATTGCGTTGCTAAATATGGGAAGAAATGGTGTCGTACTAAAACCATTGTGGACAGTTTTGATCCCCGTTGGAATGAGCAGTACAAATGGGAAGTATATGATCCCTGCACGGTTCTAACAATTGGAGTATTCGACAATTGGCGTATGTATGGCGATATGGCAGATAAACCTGATTGCAGAATCGGAAAAATACGCATTAGAGTATCAACATTGGAGAGTAACAAAGTTTATACGAGTTCCTACCCTTTGTTGGTTCTCTTAAGATCTGGTTTGAAGAAAATGGGTGAGATTGAAATAGCAATTCGGTTTGCTTGTCCGCATTTTTTGCCTGAAACATGCTCGGTCTATGGTACACCACTGTTGCCAAAGCTGCATTATCTTCGCCCAATTGGTTTAGGTCAGCAAGAAGCGCTACGGAGTGCTGCTACGAAAATGGTGGCAAAACATGTAGCAAACGCAGAACCACCATTGAATCCTGAAGTAGTACGGTATATGTTGGATGCAGATTCTCATACGTGGAGTATGCGGAAGAGTAAAGCAAACTGGTATCgcattttatccgttttatcatGGGCAATTGGGTTCTGGAAATGGGTTGAAGATATTCGACAATGGAGGAATCCTGTGACAACATTATTGGTACATTTCTTATATTTGGTGTTGGTTTGGTATCCAGAGATGATAGTACCAACTGGGTCACTGTACTTGTTCTTGATTGGAGTTTGGTACTACAGATTCAAGCCAAGAACACCAGCAGGAATGGATATAAGGTTATCACAGGCAGAACGACTTGATCCGGACGAGTTGGAAGAAGAATTGGATACATATCCCAGTTCATGCCCAAACGAAGTGATTCGAATGAGGTATGATAGGTTGAGAACATTGGCAGGGAGGGTTCAGAAAGTGTTGGGAGATTTTGCAGCTCAAGGAGAAAGAGTACAAGCATTGCTAAGTTGGAGGGATCCAAGAGCTACCAGGTTATTTATAGGGGTTCTTTTAATCGTTGCAGTAATACTCTATGTTGTGCCACCGAAAATGGTGGCGGTGGCACTCGGGTTTTATCTTCTACGACATCCAATGTTCAGAGACCCAATGCCCCCTGCTAGTTTGAACTTCTTTAGGAGGCTTCCTAGTTTATCTGATAGATTGATTTAG